TCAATGAGGGCGTTATCATCTTCCGATAATTCTTGTAGCTGCAGAAGATTTACTAATTTATCTTCAACACTAGAGAAATGATTACCAATTATTTTAGCGGCTTCAAAGTAATCCAAAGATTGCCCAATCCTGTAAAGACCTATCAAAGGAATAACCACCCATTTCCATAAAACGAATAGATTAAAAACACTAAATGCCCAGAATAAAAACGTTCTAATTAGTGTGTTGAATTGACCGTAGTATTCGCCAACAGAAAACAGAATGAAGAAACCTACAAAAACAGAAAAGAAGTAGATTACCCCTTTAAGGAGAAGGTTTTTATAATACTTACTAATAAACTCCTCAAGTTTTTCAAACAATTCGCTACGACCACTCATACCACAAAGGTAAGATATTTAGCACCATCACAAAACAGTCAATATAGAAGAAAACGTATCTTTGTTGGCTTAATTAAATGACATTGATGGATAAAGTAAGAGTAAGATTTGCCCCAAGTCCGACAGGACCATTGCATATGGGAGGTGTGAGAACAGCCTTATACAACTATCTTTTTGCAAAAAAACACAATGGAGACTTTTTGTTGAGACTAGAAGATACGGATCAAACACGCTTAGTTCCTGGAGCGGAACAATACATTTTAGACGCTCTGTCGTGGTGTAAGATAAATATTGACGAAGGCTTGGGTCATGGTGGCGATTTAGGGCCATACAGGCAGTCGGACCGCAAGCCAATGTACAGGCAGTATGCTGATATATTACTAGAAAAAGGGCACGCCTATTATGCTTTTGATACTGCGGAAGATCTTGACGAAATGCGCCAGCGCATGAAAAATGCTGGAGTGCCATCACCACAATATAATTCTGTAGTGAGGGATAGCATGCAGAATTCGATATCTCTTTCTGAAGACGAGGTTAAAGAAAGACTAGACAGGGGAGATTCTTATGTTATTCGTGTTAAAATGCCTAGAAATGAAGAGGTAAAAATAAACGACACTATACGCGGTTGGGTGGTTGTCAATACAAACAATCTCGATGACAAAGTCCTTTTTAAATCAGACGGTATGCCTACTTACCATTTAGCGAATGTTGTGGATGACCATTTGATGAAAATAACTCATGTTATTAGAGGGGAGGAGTGGTTGCCATCAGCGCCTTTGCATGTTCTGTTGTATCGCTTTTTTGATTGGGAATGCCCAGCATTTGCTCACTTGCCTTTGATATTAAAGCCTGATGGTAACGGAAAACTCAGCAAAAGAGACGGTGATAGATTAGGCTTTCCTGTTTTTCCAACTGAATGGACCAATCCTGAAACAGACGAAGTTTCATCAGGCTATAGAGAAGAGGGTTATTTCCCAGAAGCCTTTACAAATATGTTAGCTTTTTTAGGCTGGAACCCTGGAACTGCTCAAGAAATATTTTCAATGGATGAACTTGTTGAATCCTTTTCGTTGCAAAGGGTTGGAAAAGCTGGCGCAAAATTTGATTTTGACAAAACCAAGTGGTTTAATCAGCAGTATTTAAGAAGCAAAAGCGGTGATGAACTGGCCCAATTGATGCACTCTAAAATAACAGATTCAAAATCAGTTGACAGCGGTCTTTTGGCTAATGTTTGTGAGTTGATGAAAGAGCGAGCTACTTTTGTTGAAGACATTTGGGAAAGCAGCCAATTCTTTTTTGAACCCCCTTCTAAATATGACGAAAAAACCCATCGAAAAAAATGGAAAGAACATACGCCTGACATACTCAAAAAGGTAATGGATTTATTCAGCGGAATGTCGGATTTTTCTTCTGAGAATATTGAAAAAGAGTTTAAATCCTTGCTAGAAGTAAATGAGTGGGCTTTAGGAATGGTGTTGCCAACCTTTAGGCTAGCCGTAACGGGAAAAGGCATGGGCCCGTCAATGTTTGAGATTTCAGCTTTGCTGGGCAAAGACGAAGTTGTTAAAAGGATTGAAACGGCTATTCAAAAGCTATCGTAGATATGGGTGTAATTTCAGTAAAAGGCATAAAGGCATACGCCTATCACGGCTGCCTAGATGAAGAGCGTAAAATAGGGTCTGACTACGAGGTTAATGTAACCGTTGAAACAGATTTACAAACATCTTCAATTTCTGATAAACTTGCTGATACTGTTGATTATGTCTCTATCAATAGCATTGTTAAGACTGAAATGTCTATCCCAAGCAATTTACTGGAACATGTCGTAAAAAGAATCATCGATGCAATAGTTTTAAATCATACAATGATTGAAACAGTTGAGGTTTCAGTTTCTAAGATAAACCCACCTATAAATGGCGACGTTGAAAGCGTTTTAGTTAAAGAGAAATTCTTTAATGTGTAAATTATAAAAAAAAGATTAAGTTTGTTTCCCAATTTTGGTTTCGTGGCCGAGTGGCTAGGCAGTGGTCTGCAACACCATCTACAGCGGTTCGAATCCGCTCGAAACCTCTTTTAAAACCGTAAGATTTTTACGGTTTTTTTTTGCTTATTTGTTAACTAAATAGGAATTATATAGTTAAGTTTGTAGAACTACTTAACTTAACACAACGCCTAAATGAACAAGTTTTTTATGTTTTTTATCTGCGTGCTTTTTGGGCACACCTCAGTGTTTTCTCAAGGAGCAAGCTTTTACGGCGACGAATTAGTTTCAAGAGTTTATTTTGGCACACCGCCTTATGGCGCAGATGATATTATGAGTCCCCCCGTAGGCAATTACAGTAGTCCTTGTGCGGTATATAGTAATTACATGATTGTAAACTCCACTATTGGCGATGGTAATACCGCAGGGTTCGTATATACCATGAGTGTGTCAAAAGATTCTACCTATCAATTTGAAATTGAAGGAGGAACATGTAATTCGGATGAAATTATAGGCACTAGGGCCGCTAGAGTTTACATTGATTTTAATGGAAATAGTGATTTTTCAGATGCTGGCGAACTTGTATTTACTTCTGCCCAATCCAGTTCAATGTACCCTGTTTTTAGCGGTTCGGTTACTATCCCTAGCGATGCTGTCGAAGGTGAAATAGCGATGAGAGTAGTATATGCTAGGGTTGGTGGTGTTGACGGAGCCGGTTCACTTTGGGATTTTGATTTTATAGACTGGTCAACCTGGGGTTACTTTCATGGTGAAACAGAAGATTATTCACTAGTTATAGCCGCTTATATAGATACAGTTGAAGCAATAAACACTTCGTGTAGTAACACTAATGATGGTCAAATTATAATTACTCCTGCATCTTTAGCCAGTCCAGATATTGAGTATTCTATTAATGGCTTAGCAGGACCATGGCTAACGGATGTTTTATATCAGAACTTAGCGCCAGGAAATTATTCAGTATTCGCTAGAGACCCCATTTTAGCACCTAATTATGCTTACGAACAATTCGATGTTACTATTAGCCCTGCTTCAGCAGTTACAATTGACGCTCAAATAACATCCGATTACAATGGTGAAGTAATAAGTTGTTCAGGTGTTTCTGATGGCGAAGTAAGCGTGGTCGCAACAGGAGGAGAAGGCGTATCGTATTCCTATGAATATTTCAGTGATATAGAACCCCTGTCAGTTCCTTCAGCCAATATTGTTACAGGCTTAAATGCTGATAATTATTCATTTTATGCAATTGATGATTTAGGCTGTTTTTCAGATACAGTTCAATTAACCCTCACGGATCCTGCACCCATCAGTATTGATAATGTTGAAACTACCAGTGAGGTCAGTTGTACTGACGAATGCGATGCTGTTTTAACGATTATAACTTCAGGCGGAACAGCGCCATTTAATTATGAAGTGGACGGAGTAGACTATGGGAATACAAATGTTGTGGATAATATTTGTTCCGGGTCACCCTCGGTAACTGTTTCAGACGCAAATGATTGTAGTTTGTCTCTTAACACATTTTTAGCTAACCCAACACCTGTTAACTTATCTCTAACTTCTTTGTTGAATTATTCTGGTTTTGACGTCAGTTGTGCAGACTCAACAAATGGGGCGGTTAGTTTTATAGCATCAGGAGGTACACCTTCTTATGAATTCAGTATTGACGGTGGATTAACATTCCCATATTCTGCTACAGAAGGGGATAGCGTCTATGGATTGCCAGCAGGCAATTACACTCTTATTGCTCGTGATACTAATTTATGTTTATCTACTGCAGAGGGAATTAACCTTCAATCCCCACAACCCTTATCCCAAGACCCGGTATTAGTAAGTTCACCGATAAGCTGTAATGGGGCTGCGGATGGAGAGATTACTATTCAAGTTGTGGGTGGCGCTGGAGGGTATGCTTATTCTATCGACAATGGCACAACATATCAAGCCTCCCCGGTTTTTGCAAATTTATCAGCTTCAACACTTAATATTTCCATTGAAGATATTAATGGTTGTTCATTCCAAGAGAATTACGATTTAAACGAACCTACAGTATTATCCTTAACTGCGATTTCTGTTGTTTCCGATTATAATGGATCCCAATTAAGCTGCCCATCATCATCTGATGCTACTATTGAAATTGAAGCAAATGGTGGAACAGGCGCCTATAGTTATTCGTTACCGCCCAATCCGATATTAATTAATCTTCCTGCTAACAATCAGGTTACGGGATTTTCCGCAGGAACTCAATCTTTCTCTTTGTATGACGTCAATGGTTGCGTTTCGAACAGCTTAAATTTTGATGTAATACCACCTAATGAGGTGCTTATTACAAACATTACTATTGATTCCGTTAGTTGTTTTGGACTAGCAGATGGTGAAGTAACTATTGAAGGAACAGGCGGAACAGGCAATTACTCCTATTTTGTTGATGCTGTTTACCAATCTACTAATCAAGCACCATATACTATTTCTGGACTTGCTGAAAACAATTATGGAGTGCTCATTACAGATGCCAATGGTTGTATTTCTAGTGTTACAAATGTATTTGTTCCTCAGCCCGCTACTATAGTGTCGAACCTAAGCATTTCAAACCTTGGATGTTCTGGTGACGTAAATGGTTCAGCATCTGCCAATCCATCTGGTGGAAGCCCAAACTTCACCTATTTATGGTCAAACGGCTCTACGCAAAGTTCTGCTACTCAATTGCTTGCGGGTAATTATTCGGTAACAATCACTGATGCCAATGGATGTCAGCTTAATGAAAGTTTTGAGGTTACTCAACCGACAATTACCCTTAATGTTACCCCAATTAATTGTAATATCCCTAACTCAGGAGAAATACAAGCTGTTTTAAATAATTCAAATCCAAGTTCAAATTTTTCTGTATTGTGGAATGATGCTAATGCACAAACAACTTTAACGGCTGTATCTTTAGCTCCTGGCGATTATACAGTAACGATGACTGATCAGTTTGGTTGTGTATTAAGTGCTTCTGAAAGCCTTGAACAGCCCGACTCTATCTTTGCTTTTGTAGAGCACACTCACATTTGTGAAGAAAATCCGGTTGCATCGGCATTGGTATTAACTTCTGGCGGACAAGTGCCTTATTCTTATCTTTGGACGAACAATGAAACTACAGAGTTAGTTCAAATTACAGACCCGGGCTCTTATTCTGTTGTGGTTACTGACTTTGGCGGATGTGAAAGAGAAGTATCATTTACTATTGACCCCATCATTCCACTACAGATTGATTATCTTATTCAAGAACCATCTTGTGCTGATAATAATGACGCTAGTGCTGAGGCTGTAGTTTCTGGCGGATATCCTCCATATACTTTTATGTGGGATAATTTCACAGAAAACCCAATAAACGACAATATTCAATCAGGTGCTTATTCGCTTGTGGTTACAGATGCCAATGGTTGTATTTCAGAGACAGATGCACTTGTGCCAG
The sequence above is drawn from the Flavobacteriales bacterium genome and encodes:
- a CDS encoding glutamate--tRNA ligase, translated to MTLMDKVRVRFAPSPTGPLHMGGVRTALYNYLFAKKHNGDFLLRLEDTDQTRLVPGAEQYILDALSWCKINIDEGLGHGGDLGPYRQSDRKPMYRQYADILLEKGHAYYAFDTAEDLDEMRQRMKNAGVPSPQYNSVVRDSMQNSISLSEDEVKERLDRGDSYVIRVKMPRNEEVKINDTIRGWVVVNTNNLDDKVLFKSDGMPTYHLANVVDDHLMKITHVIRGEEWLPSAPLHVLLYRFFDWECPAFAHLPLILKPDGNGKLSKRDGDRLGFPVFPTEWTNPETDEVSSGYREEGYFPEAFTNMLAFLGWNPGTAQEIFSMDELVESFSLQRVGKAGAKFDFDKTKWFNQQYLRSKSGDELAQLMHSKITDSKSVDSGLLANVCELMKERATFVEDIWESSQFFFEPPSKYDEKTHRKKWKEHTPDILKKVMDLFSGMSDFSSENIEKEFKSLLEVNEWALGMVLPTFRLAVTGKGMGPSMFEISALLGKDEVVKRIETAIQKLS
- the folB gene encoding dihydroneopterin aldolase; this encodes MGVISVKGIKAYAYHGCLDEERKIGSDYEVNVTVETDLQTSSISDKLADTVDYVSINSIVKTEMSIPSNLLEHVVKRIIDAIVLNHTMIETVEVSVSKINPPINGDVESVLVKEKFFNV
- a CDS encoding gliding motility-associated C-terminal domain-containing protein gives rise to the protein MNKFFMFFICVLFGHTSVFSQGASFYGDELVSRVYFGTPPYGADDIMSPPVGNYSSPCAVYSNYMIVNSTIGDGNTAGFVYTMSVSKDSTYQFEIEGGTCNSDEIIGTRAARVYIDFNGNSDFSDAGELVFTSAQSSSMYPVFSGSVTIPSDAVEGEIAMRVVYARVGGVDGAGSLWDFDFIDWSTWGYFHGETEDYSLVIAAYIDTVEAINTSCSNTNDGQIIITPASLASPDIEYSINGLAGPWLTDVLYQNLAPGNYSVFARDPILAPNYAYEQFDVTISPASAVTIDAQITSDYNGEVISCSGVSDGEVSVVATGGEGVSYSYEYFSDIEPLSVPSANIVTGLNADNYSFYAIDDLGCFSDTVQLTLTDPAPISIDNVETTSEVSCTDECDAVLTIITSGGTAPFNYEVDGVDYGNTNVVDNICSGSPSVTVSDANDCSLSLNTFLANPTPVNLSLTSLLNYSGFDVSCADSTNGAVSFIASGGTPSYEFSIDGGLTFPYSATEGDSVYGLPAGNYTLIARDTNLCLSTAEGINLQSPQPLSQDPVLVSSPISCNGAADGEITIQVVGGAGGYAYSIDNGTTYQASPVFANLSASTLNISIEDINGCSFQENYDLNEPTVLSLTAISVVSDYNGSQLSCPSSSDATIEIEANGGTGAYSYSLPPNPILINLPANNQVTGFSAGTQSFSLYDVNGCVSNSLNFDVIPPNEVLITNITIDSVSCFGLADGEVTIEGTGGTGNYSYFVDAVYQSTNQAPYTISGLAENNYGVLITDANGCISSVTNVFVPQPATIVSNLSISNLGCSGDVNGSASANPSGGSPNFTYLWSNGSTQSSATQLLAGNYSVTITDANGCQLNESFEVTQPTITLNVTPINCNIPNSGEIQAVLNNSNPSSNFSVLWNDANAQTTLTAVSLAPGDYTVTMTDQFGCVLSASESLEQPDSIFAFVEHTHICEENPVASALVLTSGGQVPYSYLWTNNETTELVQITDPGSYSVVVTDFGGCEREVSFTIDPIIPLQIDYLIQEPSCADNNDASAEAVVSGGYPPYTFMWDNFTENPINDNIQSGAYSLVVTDANGCISETDALVPEGVGTCINAYSAFSPNGDQNNDYWHIDNIELYPDGLVEVFNRWGDRVYSTKAYINAWDGAWQGMYNNEPLPSATYYYVITLNNGEEPTVGTVTIVR